In Mangrovivirga cuniculi, the following proteins share a genomic window:
- a CDS encoding SanA/YdcF family protein produces MLIVVQSTGNLENSPTDIEMNAPVLVLGTNKYLRDGVSKNAYYENRMDMAANLYRSGKSSFFILSGDNSSKSYNEPALMRQSLIQRGVPASKIELDYAGRNTLGSVVRLKDHNIEDIIIISQQFHLRRAIPIAEYHGFNAVGLKAKGGMTVRMFLRELIARFKVHLDLYIFNTKPIYSGTFSGPDLNMNQNKRDYNLFVVVVFVNLLSILATSFVIGYSYTNRLNRRNGRSTGKNNRRTK; encoded by the coding sequence TTGCTGATTGTTGTACAATCGACTGGCAACCTGGAAAACTCTCCTACTGATATAGAAATGAATGCCCCGGTATTGGTATTAGGAACCAATAAATATCTCAGGGATGGGGTGTCTAAAAATGCTTATTATGAGAACAGAATGGATATGGCTGCTAATCTGTATAGATCTGGAAAATCCAGTTTCTTCATACTTTCCGGAGATAATTCTTCTAAAAGCTATAACGAACCGGCTTTAATGAGACAATCATTAATCCAACGAGGTGTCCCGGCAAGCAAAATTGAACTCGATTATGCCGGAAGAAATACATTAGGTTCTGTTGTCAGGCTTAAAGACCATAATATTGAGGATATAATTATTATTTCTCAACAATTCCATTTGAGAAGAGCTATTCCAATTGCAGAATACCATGGTTTTAACGCTGTTGGATTAAAAGCGAAGGGAGGAATGACGGTAAGAATGTTTCTGAGGGAACTTATAGCCCGGTTTAAAGTTCATCTGGACCTGTATATATTTAATACAAAGCCAATATATAGTGGTACTTTCTCTGGGCCTGATTTAAATATGAATCAGAATAAAAGAGATTATAATCTGTTCGTTGTTGTTGTTTTTGTCAATTTATTATCAATTTTGGCAACATCTTTTGTAATCGGATATAGTTATACAAATCGACTAAATAGAAGAAATGGCCGTAGCACCGGAAAAAATAATAGAAGAACTAAATAA
- a CDS encoding PAS domain-containing hybrid sensor histidine kinase/response regulator, with the protein MLKRLKKIFGNKKDSDNNPSFGDEQISRFVSYLVYNVEDIDSDSLLKEKVREINKLDPEDKKNFLPGLYLLFERNILSGPKYTTQTDKDNFKIDFCQRFPNISSTPEMNLLFEEKLIQEKLLCILFLEKIITNGYSLVDSKGRNQIKKATDFIESLKNEKKALKADRSKKIIGTLKSFTENIYSELKKSAGEKTASEIFQGVYNYMADNYRLLDTFQEVVVIIPQQALNEQQLGMLSKKHIQNLLIEKVGNLEAVNKRLNEEITERKKAESALKDSEQRLAQIIGSAMDAVVIFNGSGVIMEWNKQAEILLGYSKEEILDKQVNETILPDIEITEKSTGEPQVKIMDQYPINSHNLRIEMKSVHKSGYKIETELSISPVNYYGEFIFSVFIRDITQRKEYEREILEAKDKAEQASISKAQFLSTMSHEIRTPLNAVIGISNLLLNANPSKEQIEDLKILKFSGENLLAIINDILDFNKIDAGKIELEKAPFNIKTVINGVKSSLTTKAFQKDLPLILYIQDNIPDVVVGDSTRLTQILTNLISNAIKFTQAGSVTISVVINEDTDDNIKLHFSVKDTGIGISEDEQERIFENFGQASSSTTRKYGGTGLGLSICKKLLELQGSELKLESEKGKGADFHFTLEFGKSDIELAPEGLNINDDKKTLEKPKSWLPRITKSIY; encoded by the coding sequence TTGTTAAAGCGTTTAAAGAAAATATTCGGAAACAAAAAGGACTCAGACAATAACCCTTCCTTTGGAGATGAGCAAATCAGTCGATTTGTAAGTTATCTCGTTTATAATGTTGAAGATATTGATTCTGATTCTCTTTTGAAGGAAAAGGTCAGAGAAATAAACAAACTGGATCCTGAGGATAAAAAGAATTTCTTACCCGGTCTATATTTACTCTTTGAACGAAATATTTTAAGTGGTCCGAAATACACCACTCAAACTGATAAAGATAATTTCAAAATAGATTTTTGCCAGCGATTTCCTAATATCAGCAGTACCCCCGAGATGAACCTGCTGTTTGAAGAAAAGCTTATTCAGGAAAAACTTTTGTGTATTCTTTTTCTTGAGAAAATCATCACAAATGGTTATTCCCTGGTGGATTCAAAGGGTAGAAACCAGATCAAAAAGGCGACTGATTTCATTGAGAGTTTAAAGAATGAAAAGAAGGCACTCAAGGCAGATAGATCTAAAAAAATAATAGGAACCCTTAAATCTTTTACCGAAAATATTTATTCCGAGTTAAAAAAATCTGCAGGAGAAAAAACAGCTTCGGAGATTTTTCAGGGAGTCTATAATTATATGGCAGATAACTATCGCCTATTAGATACATTCCAGGAGGTAGTAGTTATAATTCCTCAGCAGGCTCTTAACGAGCAACAATTAGGTATGCTGAGTAAAAAGCATATACAAAATTTACTGATTGAAAAGGTAGGTAATCTGGAGGCTGTAAATAAAAGGTTGAATGAAGAGATCACTGAGCGTAAAAAGGCAGAATCAGCATTAAAAGACAGTGAACAACGGTTGGCACAGATCATCGGATCTGCGATGGATGCCGTAGTAATTTTCAACGGATCTGGTGTAATTATGGAATGGAATAAACAGGCTGAAATACTCCTGGGTTATTCTAAAGAAGAAATTTTAGATAAGCAGGTAAACGAAACCATTTTGCCTGATATTGAAATTACTGAAAAAAGCACCGGAGAACCCCAGGTTAAAATAATGGATCAATATCCTATCAATTCTCATAACCTGAGGATAGAAATGAAATCTGTTCATAAATCCGGCTATAAAATTGAAACAGAATTATCTATTTCACCGGTAAACTATTATGGTGAATTTATTTTCAGTGTATTTATTAGAGATATAACTCAGAGAAAGGAATACGAAAGAGAAATCCTTGAAGCAAAAGATAAAGCAGAACAGGCTTCTATTTCGAAAGCTCAATTTCTTTCAACTATGAGTCATGAGATAAGAACACCACTAAATGCTGTGATCGGTATTTCTAACCTGCTTCTGAATGCTAATCCAAGCAAAGAACAAATCGAAGATTTAAAAATATTAAAATTTAGTGGAGAAAATCTCCTTGCTATAATCAATGACATACTAGACTTCAATAAGATCGACGCTGGAAAGATCGAACTCGAAAAAGCACCATTTAATATTAAAACGGTTATTAATGGAGTAAAAAGTTCGCTAACCACTAAGGCTTTCCAAAAAGACCTGCCTCTTATATTATATATTCAGGATAATATTCCGGATGTAGTAGTGGGAGACAGTACACGACTAACTCAAATATTAACTAACCTGATTAGTAATGCCATTAAATTTACTCAGGCAGGATCTGTTACTATTTCAGTGGTGATAAATGAAGATACTGATGACAATATTAAATTACATTTTTCTGTAAAGGATACTGGAATCGGCATTTCTGAGGACGAGCAGGAAAGAATCTTTGAAAATTTCGGCCAGGCTTCAAGTTCTACGACGCGAAAATATGGTGGTACCGGACTTGGTCTTTCGATATGTAAAAAACTATTGGAGCTTCAGGGAAGTGAATTAAAACTGGAAAGCGAGAAAGGTAAGGGAGCAGATTTCCATTTTACACTTGAATTTGGCAAGTCAGATATAGAGTTAGCTCCGGAAGGACTTAACATAAATGATGACAAAAAGACCTTAGAAAAGCCAAAATCCTGGTTGCCGAGGATAACAAAGTCAATTTATTAA
- a CDS encoding tetratricopeptide repeat protein, producing the protein MHRIKVFTGLLIFFAINFSIFSQQTLFFTDDNGPLLQAISLFNSGKYNASRSTLENYLETSPEDNNLMEAKYYLAMSAIKLYHDDGEYLLRQFTNRYPGHPLANQAFIELGDYYYRSGTYNKAVEYFKRADLSKLSRSTAIETRFRLAYSYFNEQRFNEALSQFGFLKNSSNPYTYAAHYYSGYIHYRNKNYNEALNEFRQAEAGESYKEIVPSLIALSYYETERYDELIEYGEKINRSGRRIRNASDFYLSMAEAYFFTDRKEEALVYYDKFISTNRGKVDERIALRIGISNYEAGNFETAVNRLRPLALTEGEVGQRASFFLGLCYLESGNKPYAPAPLKKASEMDFDDKIKKESLLLYSKLSLELGNFNDAISGLESYKELYPEDANQNKVNDWLSQAYLYNNNYQAAYRHLKNTNLNTYQLKEVFQRVTYNLGAETFNKKEVDKAVGYLNESLDVNAVEDLTARASYLKGEIQVLNEQYPEAVNSYARVFRLKNENSELFLNSRYGIGYAYFNNKEFQKAIPHFRIYSNLSGETEAEKRKIADATLRLGDSYYVTKQYSQAENSYQKYLSQSTINADYATFQLAAAQWLSGKDQAAVQSLTRLVRNYPNSVYREDAAFQIGTILFEGGKYKESIDAFTRFLSGATKKELIVEAYVKRALAATNLQNYDMAIKDYKTAIENYSTYPSAYNALLGLQDLLARTDRSEEFNKYLEIYRDTNPENKEILIVRFESAKSLLYAGKYDEAIKSFNEIINEYEGTTEAYESQYLKAEALRYNGNSTDAIRAYRKVIEQNQTNKVNRARQKIGDLQQSEGNWEEAIVAYTKLEQDAVNKRQKYDAVEGLMIAYYNSGKYERAIEYAQKTMEIGSPKPSSATMAATYKGKALLGKGDTTAALQILNDVITNASDEYAAESMYRKGEILHEQKEYKESNEVLYEFINKFGAYDYWLGRSFILISDNFIALDEMLQAEATLKSVMDNATNEEIIELAKEKLAELKGIEKQIVEKNYIDTDSIK; encoded by the coding sequence ATGCATAGAATAAAAGTCTTTACCGGACTTCTGATTTTTTTTGCGATTAATTTCTCCATTTTCTCTCAGCAAACATTGTTTTTTACTGATGACAATGGGCCACTACTTCAGGCAATTTCTTTATTTAATAGTGGAAAATACAATGCCAGCAGGAGTACTCTTGAGAACTACCTTGAAACCTCTCCTGAAGATAATAATCTGATGGAAGCCAAGTATTACCTGGCGATGAGTGCTATTAAACTTTACCATGATGATGGGGAATACTTATTGAGGCAGTTCACCAACCGATATCCGGGGCACCCTTTGGCAAACCAGGCCTTTATAGAGTTGGGAGATTATTATTATCGCTCCGGTACCTATAATAAAGCAGTTGAATATTTTAAGAGGGCAGATCTTTCCAAATTAAGCAGATCGACTGCAATCGAAACGAGGTTTAGATTAGCATATTCTTATTTCAATGAGCAAAGATTTAATGAGGCACTGAGTCAATTTGGGTTTCTTAAAAATTCATCAAACCCCTATACGTATGCTGCTCATTATTATAGCGGATATATTCATTACCGAAATAAAAATTATAATGAGGCTTTAAATGAATTCAGGCAGGCAGAAGCAGGTGAGTCATACAAAGAAATTGTGCCATCTTTAATTGCTCTTTCATATTATGAGACTGAAAGATATGATGAATTAATAGAATATGGCGAAAAAATCAATCGATCCGGAAGAAGGATTCGAAATGCATCTGATTTTTATCTCTCTATGGCTGAAGCTTATTTTTTCACGGATCGAAAAGAAGAAGCCCTAGTTTATTACGATAAATTTATTTCTACCAACAGGGGAAAGGTTGATGAAAGAATCGCCTTAAGAATCGGAATTTCGAATTATGAAGCCGGAAATTTCGAAACAGCTGTTAACAGACTTCGCCCACTTGCTTTAACAGAAGGTGAGGTAGGACAGAGAGCTTCCTTCTTTTTAGGATTGTGTTATCTGGAATCCGGTAATAAGCCATATGCTCCGGCTCCTTTAAAAAAGGCCTCGGAGATGGATTTTGATGATAAAATTAAAAAGGAGTCACTATTACTTTACTCAAAATTAAGTCTTGAATTAGGCAACTTTAATGATGCAATATCCGGCCTGGAATCATATAAAGAATTGTATCCTGAAGATGCGAATCAAAATAAAGTGAATGACTGGTTAAGTCAGGCATATTTATACAATAATAACTACCAGGCGGCCTACAGGCATTTAAAAAATACAAACCTTAATACTTATCAATTAAAAGAGGTGTTTCAAAGAGTAACATATAATCTGGGAGCTGAAACTTTTAACAAAAAAGAGGTTGATAAGGCTGTTGGATATCTTAATGAATCACTAGATGTAAATGCTGTTGAAGATCTTACAGCCAGAGCATCATATTTAAAAGGGGAAATTCAGGTACTAAATGAACAATATCCTGAGGCTGTAAATTCATATGCCAGGGTATTCAGACTGAAAAACGAAAATTCGGAACTTTTCCTTAATTCTCGATATGGTATCGGATACGCATATTTCAATAATAAAGAATTTCAGAAGGCAATCCCTCACTTTAGAATTTACTCAAACTTAAGTGGTGAAACTGAAGCTGAAAAAAGAAAAATAGCTGATGCTACGCTAAGATTAGGAGATTCCTATTATGTTACCAAACAGTATTCACAAGCTGAGAATTCCTATCAAAAATATCTATCGCAGTCTACTATAAATGCAGATTATGCCACCTTCCAGTTAGCTGCTGCACAATGGCTTTCAGGAAAAGATCAGGCTGCAGTTCAGTCTCTTACCAGGTTGGTGAGGAATTATCCAAATAGCGTATATCGCGAAGATGCCGCTTTCCAGATAGGGACAATTTTATTTGAAGGGGGGAAATACAAAGAATCAATTGATGCATTCACAAGGTTTTTGTCCGGAGCCACAAAAAAGGAATTGATAGTGGAAGCTTATGTTAAAAGAGCACTCGCGGCAACTAACCTGCAGAACTATGATATGGCTATAAAGGATTATAAAACCGCCATAGAAAACTACTCTACTTATCCAAGTGCTTATAATGCATTACTTGGATTGCAGGATCTTCTGGCCCGGACAGATCGCTCTGAAGAGTTTAATAAATATTTAGAGATTTACAGAGATACAAATCCGGAAAATAAGGAAATACTTATAGTCCGCTTTGAAAGTGCTAAGTCATTATTATATGCCGGCAAATACGATGAAGCGATAAAATCATTCAATGAGATTATTAACGAATACGAAGGAACTACAGAAGCCTACGAATCTCAATATTTAAAAGCTGAAGCTTTAAGGTATAATGGTAATTCAACCGATGCGATCAGGGCCTATCGGAAAGTTATTGAGCAAAACCAAACGAATAAGGTTAACAGAGCCAGGCAAAAGATTGGCGATCTTCAACAAAGCGAAGGTAATTGGGAAGAGGCAATTGTCGCTTATACAAAACTTGAACAAGATGCTGTTAATAAGCGCCAGAAATATGATGCTGTCGAGGGCCTTATGATTGCTTATTACAACTCAGGAAAGTATGAAAGAGCTATTGAGTATGCTCAAAAAACGATGGAGATCGGCTCACCTAAACCGTCATCAGCAACGATGGCAGCTACTTATAAAGGGAAAGCTCTGCTAGGTAAGGGAGATACCACTGCAGCCTTACAGATTTTAAATGATGTAATTACTAACGCTTCCGATGAATATGCTGCGGAGTCAATGTATAGAAAAGGGGAGATCCTTCATGAACAAAAGGAATACAAAGAAAGTAATGAGGTTTTATATGAATTTATAAACAAGTTTGGTGCTTATGATTACTGGCTGGGAAGAAGCTTTATCCTTATATCTGATAACTTCATAGCTCTGGATGAAATGTTACAGGCTGAAGCTACTTTAAAATCAGTGATGGATAATGCGACCAATGAAGAAATCATAGAATTGGCAAAGGAAAAACTCGCTGAGCTAAAAGGCATAGAAAAACAAATTGTTGAGAAAAATTATATTGATACAGACAGTATAAAATAG
- the holA gene encoding DNA polymerase III subunit delta, translating to MAVAPEKIIEELNKGTYHPVYFLQGDEPFYIDLITEYIENNALEESQKGFNQMVFYGKDVDVNTIITNAGRFPMMSDRQVVIVKEAQDVPDLQKEQGIKLMENYIKNPQPSTILVFAHKHKTLDGRKSLAKSLDKYATLVSVKKLYDNQVPDWIEKYVSGKGYKINQKAMIMLADFIGNDLSRLSNEIDKILINFKDGDTIDEDHVQKNVGISKDFNIFELQKALSTRNVVKANRIVQYFAANSKSHPIIPALAVLTGYYTKLLQIHHKQAYNEKAVGGVIKIFNPYVQKEYLAAAKNYPPQKVIENLGHLYSADLASKGVGASIEEKELWKELIYKLMH from the coding sequence ATGGCCGTAGCACCGGAAAAAATAATAGAAGAACTAAATAAAGGAACTTACCACCCGGTTTATTTTTTACAGGGGGATGAACCTTTTTATATTGACTTGATCACAGAATATATTGAAAACAATGCCCTTGAAGAATCTCAGAAAGGATTTAATCAAATGGTGTTTTATGGTAAGGATGTGGATGTTAATACAATCATTACCAATGCAGGTCGTTTTCCTATGATGTCTGACAGGCAGGTTGTAATCGTAAAAGAAGCACAGGACGTACCGGATTTACAAAAAGAACAGGGAATTAAATTGATGGAGAATTACATCAAAAACCCTCAACCTAGTACAATTCTCGTATTTGCTCATAAACACAAAACACTTGATGGTAGAAAATCTCTTGCCAAAAGTCTGGATAAATATGCTACCCTGGTAAGTGTAAAAAAATTATATGATAACCAGGTTCCGGACTGGATTGAAAAGTATGTATCGGGCAAAGGTTATAAAATCAACCAAAAAGCAATGATCATGCTTGCTGATTTTATTGGAAATGATCTGAGCAGGCTTAGTAACGAAATAGATAAAATTCTAATAAACTTCAAAGACGGTGATACCATTGATGAAGATCATGTTCAAAAGAATGTAGGTATCAGCAAAGACTTTAATATTTTCGAATTACAAAAAGCTTTGTCTACCCGAAACGTAGTTAAGGCAAACCGAATTGTTCAATACTTTGCAGCTAATTCTAAAAGCCATCCGATTATTCCTGCACTGGCAGTATTAACAGGATACTATACTAAATTGCTTCAGATTCATCATAAACAGGCTTATAATGAAAAAGCGGTTGGTGGTGTAATAAAAATTTTCAATCCATATGTTCAGAAAGAATATCTTGCCGCGGCAAAAAATTATCCGCCTCAAAAGGTGATTGAAAATCTTGGTCATCTATATAGTGCAGATCTTGCATCGAAAGGAGTAGGGGCGAGTATTGAAGAAAAGGAATTATGGAAAGAGTTGATCTATAAATTAATGCACTAA
- a CDS encoding response regulator, whose protein sequence is MAVKYLNRWNALVDTAEDGNEVLAKCKNNDYDLILMDLQMPDMDGIEATKVIRGMNNKKYQSLPIIALTASAMTEVKRQVLEAGMNDFAAKPLNPELLYKKIYNQIYENKESISF, encoded by the coding sequence ATAGCTGTAAAATACCTTAATCGCTGGAACGCTTTAGTTGATACTGCTGAGGATGGAAATGAAGTATTGGCTAAATGTAAAAATAATGACTATGACCTTATTTTGATGGACTTACAAATGCCTGACATGGATGGTATTGAAGCAACAAAGGTGATCAGGGGAATGAATAACAAAAAATATCAAAGTTTGCCTATCATCGCTTTGACCGCATCTGCCATGACGGAAGTAAAAAGACAGGTTCTTGAAGCAGGTATGAATGACTTTGCTGCCAAACCTTTAAATCCTGAACTATTATACAAAAAGATATACAATCAAATCTATGAGAATAAAGAAAGTATTTCCTTTTAA
- a CDS encoding acyl-CoA dehydrogenase family protein, with protein sequence MELLPRDIFNEEHALFRDSVKDFINREVVPYNEEWEKNKMVSRESWKKFGENGFLGIQVPEEYGGLGLDDFRYNAILIEELSRSGCAGPAIGYPLHSDIVLPYIIHNGSEELKKRVLPEMLTGEKINAIAMTEPGAGSDLKSMRTTAVDKGDHYLVNGSKTFITNGYLADYVVVAVKTTPEQGAKGISLILVEEGMEGFKKGVPFQKVGLHAQDTCELFFEDVKVPKENLIGDEGKGFQYLMTELPQERLVVGLSAVAAAEAIYEQTVEYTKQREAFGGSISKLQTIKFKLAEMASSLTMARAFADKCLMMHNEGKLDTATASMAKYKLTDLQCEIADECVQLHGGYGYMWEYPVARAWADARVQRIYAGTNEIMKEIISRKILG encoded by the coding sequence ATGGAATTACTACCGAGAGATATTTTTAACGAAGAGCATGCGCTTTTCAGAGATTCAGTAAAAGATTTTATTAACAGGGAAGTTGTCCCTTATAATGAGGAGTGGGAGAAGAATAAAATGGTCTCTCGTGAATCGTGGAAAAAATTTGGTGAAAATGGTTTTCTTGGAATCCAGGTACCTGAAGAGTATGGAGGTCTGGGGCTTGACGATTTCCGTTATAACGCCATTTTAATAGAAGAACTTTCAAGATCGGGTTGCGCAGGGCCGGCTATCGGTTATCCTCTTCATTCTGATATAGTTCTACCTTATATCATTCACAACGGATCTGAAGAATTAAAAAAGAGGGTCTTACCGGAAATGCTAACCGGGGAAAAAATTAATGCAATTGCAATGACGGAACCCGGCGCCGGAAGTGATCTTAAATCTATGCGTACTACTGCAGTTGATAAAGGAGATCATTATTTGGTGAATGGAAGTAAAACTTTCATTACTAATGGTTATCTGGCTGACTACGTGGTGGTTGCTGTTAAAACTACTCCTGAGCAAGGAGCCAAAGGAATCAGCCTTATTCTTGTAGAAGAAGGAATGGAAGGGTTTAAAAAAGGAGTTCCTTTTCAGAAAGTTGGTCTTCATGCCCAGGATACTTGTGAATTGTTTTTTGAAGATGTTAAAGTGCCAAAAGAAAATCTGATTGGTGATGAAGGTAAAGGTTTTCAATACCTGATGACTGAATTGCCACAGGAAAGACTTGTTGTTGGTTTAAGTGCTGTAGCTGCTGCGGAAGCGATTTACGAGCAGACAGTTGAATATACAAAACAACGTGAAGCCTTTGGAGGATCAATAAGCAAGTTACAAACGATCAAGTTTAAACTTGCTGAAATGGCCTCTTCCTTAACTATGGCCCGTGCTTTTGCCGATAAGTGTCTGATGATGCATAATGAAGGTAAGCTCGATACAGCAACAGCTTCAATGGCTAAATATAAACTAACCGACCTTCAGTGTGAAATAGCTGATGAATGTGTACAACTTCATGGTGGTTACGGTTATATGTGGGAATATCCCGTTGCACGAGCATGGGCGGATGCAAGAGTACAAAGAATATATGCCGGAACAAATGAGATCATGAAGGAAATTATTTCAAGAAAAATACTCGGTTAA
- a CDS encoding TonB-dependent receptor has protein sequence MNIKFISIYIILLFTSASITAQDEDKQKDKPKEKADSIDPTNIVIEKNKELTVPKASKIFVTAEESEADKKDLKVNYTIPKLEIKQLPALIPIRPLRINTEPIEKLYGNFVKAGFGNYATPYLKVLVNNKRSENMILGARVFHNSSGRGPEPYDENAAFGNTEIELNGKYMDNGVQVGGKLIGSLDKYHYYGYDPSLEVDKEDIRQLYRNVGLEIDFGTYQEKKDFNYNLTTSANRFWSDYEDSETQIGLEGHADWHINDEQNLQIDLELWHSNLKDTTRTDKRNLFQFTPSYYFHWNDFRIRAGVTVAYEDDTLNDNQKDLRFFPQVFAEYDLQDMISVYAGISGGINKQTYKGYVAANPYLGSSLDIRQEIKTFELDGGIRGQNKNYAYSVGFRAGSYLNMGFFNNSAADTSKFEIVYNNDAVAVFNFYANGRYQFNENGNIQLSMDVFNYGLDELLGAWHKPTYKFDLVAQYNFYDKLHVGFGAYYMGQIEALNPAQDDIVKLDNILDLNAQVSYLFSPRFSIFIEGYNLLNNDYQRYLNYRNKKVQFLAGLTYSF, from the coding sequence ATGAATATTAAATTCATTTCGATATATATTATTTTACTTTTTACCTCAGCTTCAATAACAGCTCAGGATGAGGATAAACAAAAAGATAAACCTAAAGAAAAAGCGGATAGTATTGATCCGACAAATATTGTAATTGAGAAAAATAAGGAACTGACTGTTCCAAAAGCATCAAAGATTTTTGTTACTGCTGAAGAATCTGAAGCTGATAAGAAGGATTTAAAGGTGAATTACACTATTCCAAAATTGGAGATAAAACAACTACCGGCTTTAATTCCTATAAGACCATTGCGGATAAATACAGAACCGATTGAAAAACTATATGGGAATTTTGTGAAAGCCGGATTTGGAAATTATGCTACTCCATATTTAAAAGTACTGGTAAATAATAAGCGGAGTGAAAACATGATTCTTGGAGCAAGGGTGTTTCACAATAGCTCGGGAAGAGGACCGGAACCATATGATGAGAATGCGGCATTTGGCAATACTGAAATTGAACTGAATGGGAAATATATGGATAATGGTGTTCAGGTTGGAGGAAAATTGATTGGTAGCCTTGATAAATACCACTATTACGGATATGATCCATCTCTGGAGGTAGATAAGGAAGATATTCGCCAGTTATACAGGAATGTTGGGCTGGAAATTGACTTTGGAACCTATCAGGAAAAGAAAGATTTTAATTATAATTTGACCACCAGCGCGAATAGATTCTGGTCCGACTATGAAGATTCTGAAACCCAGATCGGTCTCGAAGGACATGCAGACTGGCATATCAATGATGAGCAAAATTTACAGATCGATCTTGAGTTATGGCATAGTAATTTAAAGGATACTACACGCACAGATAAAAGAAATCTGTTTCAATTCACTCCATCTTATTATTTTCACTGGAATGACTTCAGGATCAGGGCCGGAGTAACTGTAGCTTACGAGGATGATACACTTAATGATAATCAGAAAGACCTCAGGTTTTTCCCTCAGGTATTTGCAGAATATGATCTGCAGGATATGATCAGTGTTTATGCGGGTATTTCAGGAGGTATTAATAAACAAACCTATAAAGGATATGTAGCTGCTAACCCATATCTTGGTTCTAGTCTGGATATAAGACAGGAGATTAAAACGTTTGAATTGGATGGAGGTATCAGGGGACAAAATAAGAACTATGCATATAGTGTCGGATTCAGAGCTGGTAGCTATTTAAATATGGGATTCTTTAATAACAGTGCTGCAGATACATCAAAATTTGAGATTGTATATAACAATGATGCAGTGGCTGTTTTTAACTTCTATGCTAACGGAAGGTATCAATTCAATGAAAATGGAAATATCCAGTTATCGATGGATGTTTTTAATTACGGTTTAGATGAGTTGCTGGGTGCATGGCATAAGCCTACTTATAAATTTGACCTGGTAGCACAATATAATTTTTATGATAAGCTTCATGTGGGTTTTGGAGCATACTATATGGGCCAGATTGAAGCCTTAAATCCTGCGCAGGACGATATAGTTAAACTTGATAATATTCTGGATCTGAATGCACAGGTTTCTTATCTGTTTTCTCCAAGGTTTAGCATTTTTATTGAGGGATACAATTTATTAAATAATGATTATCAGCGTTATTTAAATTATCGTAACAAGAAAGTGCAATTCCTTGCAGGTCTGACTTATAGCTTTTAA